The following proteins come from a genomic window of Ilumatobacter coccineus YM16-304:
- the pucD gene encoding xanthine dehydrogenase subunit D, which produces MSVIEDRGTDTSVRPGTIGDSPVRSDGIPKVQGTYEFSSDLSADGCLFGATLRSPHPSARIVSIDLSAAWKINGVEAIITADDVPGKLTYGLISQDQPVFASDVVRYVGEPVAAVAAIDPETARRALSAIEVTYEVLDPLLDPEVAISGDHEPIHPDGNLIRHQRIVHGDPATTGPIVVEGTYEIGMQDQAFLGLEAAIAYPDPGADGVELHVATQWLHEDQGQIAACLGFPDDKVRLVLGGVGGAFGAREDISLQVHTCLLALRLGRPVRMAYSRGESFLGHVHRHPATIWMRHHADADGRLLNVEARFVFDGGAYASTSSAVLVNGITMTQGPYACPNGKVDGYAVRTNHLPCGAMRGFGAVQACFAYESQMDKIADAAGIDPVEVRLRNAMHTGDTLLTGQPVLNVAPVEECIRETAALPLPDEPVGGLPLADGSPDAMRLPGGAGRTADAVDVVRGIGWGVSIKNLMYSETFDDFSTARCRLVDGVATLKFATAEVGQGFITIAAQIARTVLGVDDVVLDQIDTQIGSAGSTSASRQTWMSGGAVDAACRAVRERLFEAVGAAHDIEPIRLMIDGTDVIDTAGDLRIPVAEATAGLELDEEVEYHHPPTEDLDENGQGNCHTAFAFVAHRAVVDVDPELGLVKVIQVATAQDVGNALNPLSVIGQIEGGIAQGLGLAVMEEIIQIDGVIRNGNFTDYLLPTFLDMPPVQATLVEQPDPHAPLGAKGVGEPPCISSTPAIVAAIRDALRQAGVDRPLDRVPVRPSDICLDAS; this is translated from the coding sequence ATGAGCGTCATCGAGGATCGCGGTACCGACACGTCGGTGCGCCCCGGCACCATCGGCGACTCACCGGTTCGCAGCGATGGCATTCCGAAGGTGCAGGGCACCTACGAGTTCTCGTCCGATCTGTCGGCCGACGGGTGCCTGTTCGGCGCCACGCTGCGCTCGCCACACCCCTCGGCGCGCATCGTCTCGATCGACCTCTCGGCTGCCTGGAAGATCAACGGCGTCGAAGCGATCATCACCGCCGACGACGTGCCCGGCAAGCTCACGTACGGGCTCATCAGCCAGGATCAGCCCGTGTTCGCGTCCGACGTGGTGCGCTACGTCGGCGAACCCGTCGCCGCCGTCGCCGCGATCGACCCCGAGACGGCACGCCGTGCGCTGAGCGCCATCGAGGTCACGTACGAGGTCCTCGACCCGCTGCTCGACCCCGAGGTGGCGATCTCCGGCGATCACGAGCCGATCCATCCCGACGGCAACCTCATCCGTCATCAGCGAATCGTCCACGGTGACCCGGCCACGACCGGGCCCATCGTCGTCGAGGGCACCTACGAGATCGGCATGCAAGACCAGGCGTTCCTCGGCCTCGAAGCCGCCATCGCCTACCCCGACCCCGGTGCCGACGGTGTCGAACTGCACGTGGCCACGCAGTGGCTCCACGAAGATCAAGGGCAGATCGCCGCGTGCCTCGGTTTCCCCGACGACAAGGTCCGCCTCGTCCTCGGCGGCGTCGGCGGTGCCTTCGGCGCACGCGAAGACATCAGCTTGCAGGTCCACACCTGTCTGCTCGCCCTCCGCCTCGGCCGTCCGGTCCGCATGGCCTACAGCCGCGGCGAGAGCTTCCTCGGCCACGTGCATCGCCACCCGGCCACGATCTGGATGCGTCACCACGCCGATGCCGACGGACGCCTCCTCAACGTCGAGGCTCGCTTCGTGTTCGACGGCGGCGCCTATGCCTCGACCTCGTCGGCCGTGCTGGTCAACGGCATCACGATGACGCAGGGGCCGTACGCCTGCCCCAACGGCAAGGTCGACGGCTACGCCGTGCGCACCAATCACCTGCCGTGCGGCGCCATGCGCGGCTTCGGCGCCGTGCAAGCCTGCTTCGCCTACGAATCGCAGATGGACAAGATCGCCGACGCCGCCGGGATCGACCCGGTCGAAGTCCGCCTCCGCAACGCGATGCACACCGGCGACACGCTGCTCACCGGTCAACCGGTCCTCAACGTCGCACCCGTCGAGGAGTGCATCCGCGAGACCGCCGCGCTGCCGCTGCCCGACGAGCCCGTCGGTGGTCTTCCACTCGCCGACGGGTCGCCCGATGCCATGCGCCTGCCGGGCGGAGCCGGGCGCACCGCCGATGCCGTCGACGTCGTGCGCGGAATCGGCTGGGGTGTGTCGATCAAGAACCTGATGTACTCCGAGACCTTCGACGACTTCTCGACGGCTCGCTGCCGACTCGTCGATGGCGTGGCCACGCTGAAGTTCGCCACCGCCGAAGTCGGACAGGGATTCATCACCATCGCCGCGCAGATCGCTCGCACGGTGCTGGGCGTCGACGACGTGGTGCTCGACCAGATCGACACGCAGATCGGTTCGGCCGGTTCCACGTCGGCGTCTCGCCAGACCTGGATGAGCGGGGGAGCGGTCGACGCCGCGTGCCGCGCCGTCCGCGAGCGCTTGTTCGAAGCGGTCGGTGCGGCGCACGACATCGAACCGATCCGGCTCATGATCGACGGCACCGACGTCATCGACACGGCGGGAGACCTCCGCATCCCCGTTGCAGAGGCCACGGCTGGTCTCGAACTCGACGAAGAGGTCGAATACCACCATCCCCCCACCGAAGACCTCGACGAGAACGGCCAGGGCAACTGCCACACCGCCTTCGCGTTCGTGGCCCACCGTGCCGTCGTCGACGTCGACCCCGAACTCGGACTGGTCAAGGTGATCCAGGTCGCCACCGCGCAAGACGTCGGCAACGCGCTCAACCCGCTGTCGGTGATCGGCCAGATCGAGGGTGGCATCGCCCAGGGCCTCGGACTCGCCGTGATGGAGGAGATCATCCAGATCGACGGGGTGATCCGCAACGGCAACTTCACCGACTACCTGCTGCCGACGTTCCTCGACATGCCACCGGTGCAGGCCACGCTGGTCGAGCAACCCGACCCGCATGCACCGCTCGGAGCGAAGGGCGTCGGCGAGCCGCCGTGCATCTCGTCGACCCCGGCGATCGTCGCCGCGATCCGTGATGCGCTGCGCCAGGCCGGCGTCGACCGTCCGCTCGACCGGGTTCCCGTGCGTCCGTCCGACATCTGTCTCGACGCCTCGTGA
- a CDS encoding phosphoribosyltransferase, which translates to MSEEREIMTWDMFGQATRDLSQMVADDGYEPDMILSIARGGLLPGGAMGYALSIKNVYTMNVEFYTGIDERLDVPRILPPAPDFVDLSDGKILIVDDVADTGNTLKSVEEFCDGKVGEVRTAVLYEKSHSIVKCDYIWKRTDQWINFPWSDKPPVAAPHGFVPEA; encoded by the coding sequence ATGTCTGAAGAGCGCGAAATCATGACCTGGGACATGTTCGGCCAGGCCACACGGGATCTTTCGCAGATGGTCGCCGATGACGGGTACGAACCCGACATGATCCTCTCGATCGCCCGAGGCGGGCTGCTCCCGGGTGGAGCGATGGGCTACGCGCTCTCGATCAAGAACGTCTACACGATGAACGTCGAGTTCTACACCGGGATCGACGAGCGCCTCGACGTGCCGCGCATCCTCCCGCCGGCTCCCGACTTCGTCGATCTGTCCGACGGCAAGATCCTCATCGTCGACGACGTCGCCGACACCGGCAACACGCTCAAGTCGGTCGAAGAGTTCTGTGACGGCAAGGTCGGCGAAGTCCGCACCGCCGTGCTCTACGAGAAGTCCCACTCGATCGTGAAGTGCGACTACATCTGGAAGCGCACCGACCAGTGGATCAACTTCCCCTGGAGCGACAAGCCGCCGGTGGCGGCGCCGCACGGCTTCGTTCCCGAAGCCTGA
- a CDS encoding site-2 protease family protein → MTTGSFKLARISGIPVRAHWSMGLVAILFGVNLAAGFGLVSGAIAVVAFFLSILAHELGHAFVARRYGVETQSIDLWALGGVARLDRESPTPRADGLIAAAGPLTSLAIGVVTFGIALAVDSPVLGWIGFINVALAVFNMLPGAPLDGGRVLRAVRWARTGNKYRAARDAGNAGRVLGWSMAIIGLALMLNGYPGIFITLTGVFIAMNARAEIAASYIGEQLDGIKVRDLTWFGLAHAGVDMDADSMIWNRSRLGGAGAVALDSNGDGVLDGIVLEDALWAVPGDQRAMVMLDTLMVPFEQTAQAGPDDDLSSVLPRLNPLRPVVTVWSDGKLQGIVPPAKLRERLLSAQQAAFGRP, encoded by the coding sequence ATGACAACTGGCTCGTTCAAACTCGCTCGCATCTCAGGAATCCCGGTTCGTGCTCACTGGAGCATGGGCCTGGTCGCGATCCTGTTCGGCGTCAACCTCGCCGCCGGATTCGGACTCGTGTCGGGAGCGATCGCGGTCGTCGCGTTCTTCCTCTCGATCCTGGCGCACGAACTCGGTCACGCCTTCGTCGCCCGTCGCTACGGCGTCGAGACCCAGTCGATCGACCTCTGGGCGCTGGGCGGTGTCGCCCGGCTCGACCGGGAGTCGCCGACGCCGCGTGCCGACGGCCTGATCGCTGCCGCAGGGCCGCTCACCAGCCTCGCCATCGGTGTGGTCACGTTCGGCATCGCGCTGGCGGTCGACTCACCGGTGCTCGGCTGGATCGGTTTCATCAACGTGGCGCTCGCCGTGTTCAACATGCTGCCCGGCGCACCCCTCGACGGTGGCCGCGTGCTGCGTGCGGTGCGCTGGGCCCGGACCGGCAACAAGTACCGAGCTGCCCGAGACGCTGGCAACGCCGGGCGGGTCCTCGGCTGGAGCATGGCCATCATCGGCTTGGCGCTCATGCTCAACGGGTACCCCGGCATCTTCATCACCCTGACCGGTGTGTTCATCGCCATGAACGCCCGTGCCGAGATCGCGGCGTCGTACATCGGCGAGCAACTCGATGGCATCAAGGTGCGCGACCTCACGTGGTTCGGGCTCGCTCACGCCGGCGTCGACATGGACGCCGACTCGATGATCTGGAACCGGTCACGTCTCGGCGGTGCCGGAGCGGTGGCGCTCGACTCGAACGGTGACGGTGTGCTCGACGGCATCGTCCTCGAAGACGCGCTGTGGGCGGTTCCGGGCGATCAGCGGGCCATGGTGATGCTCGACACCCTGATGGTGCCGTTCGAGCAGACCGCGCAGGCCGGTCCCGACGACGACCTGTCGTCGGTGCTCCCCCGGCTCAACCCGCTGCGCCCCGTGGTCACGGTGTGGAGCGACGGGAAGCTGCAGGGCATCGTCCCACCGGCAAAGCTGCGCGAGCGTCTGCTCAGTGCGCAGCAGGCAGCGTTCGGCCGCCCGTAG
- a CDS encoding phytoene desaturase family protein — MSSHATDYDAIVIGAGHNGLVTAAYLARAGMSTLLVEARSTVGGTAASEPFGGATVNICNCDHLTFRTTPVMSELDLAAHGLAYHDLEPAQHNMSWEGAANGDGWTSHHDLDETLADIARTYPGEVDNYRRYAAAAMPAIRMIFEAAAEPPTFRGLTRLALRRRLAGSATLLRWSRRSTADVLRSFFTTDAITGPAAATGPMVWGISPEFSGTGLGAITPAMRHVAKVGRPVGGSGSVPDALLAAFEAAGGTLLADTRVQEICCTADRVSGVVLDTGAVVSASTVVSACNPHDTFLRWLRNPPASAAKMIARWRGIEHDDGYESKLDVVLSAPPRLKNSDRTLGPTTVIAPDLATIHRGYELMQQGKVLDTPAFMVNVPTLIDPTMAPAGQHVLSIEALYTPYGLQGGWPDSPEPRRWLEAFADLCEPGLLESIIDWRAMTPDRYEREFHLPAGHATSFAGGPLAAFRNPNPELTKYQTAVDGLYLTGAATFPGAGVWGASGRNCASVILGQRS; from the coding sequence ATGAGCAGCCACGCGACCGACTACGACGCCATCGTGATCGGCGCCGGTCACAACGGGCTCGTCACCGCCGCCTACCTCGCCCGGGCCGGTATGTCGACGCTGCTCGTCGAGGCCAGGTCGACGGTCGGCGGCACGGCTGCGAGCGAGCCGTTCGGCGGAGCGACCGTCAACATCTGCAACTGCGATCACCTCACGTTCCGCACGACGCCGGTGATGAGCGAACTCGACCTCGCGGCGCACGGCCTCGCCTACCACGACCTCGAACCGGCACAGCACAACATGTCGTGGGAGGGCGCCGCCAACGGCGACGGCTGGACCAGCCATCACGACCTCGACGAGACGCTCGCCGACATCGCTCGCACCTATCCCGGCGAAGTCGACAACTACCGGCGCTACGCGGCGGCAGCGATGCCTGCGATCCGCATGATCTTCGAAGCGGCCGCCGAGCCGCCGACGTTCCGCGGCCTCACACGGCTCGCACTCCGTCGGCGCCTCGCCGGATCTGCGACGCTGCTGCGGTGGAGCCGTCGGAGCACGGCCGACGTGTTGCGCTCGTTCTTCACCACCGATGCGATCACCGGGCCGGCCGCTGCGACCGGACCGATGGTGTGGGGCATCTCCCCCGAGTTCAGCGGGACCGGACTCGGCGCGATCACTCCGGCGATGCGACACGTCGCCAAGGTCGGCCGGCCCGTCGGCGGGAGCGGATCGGTCCCCGACGCGCTGCTCGCTGCCTTCGAGGCCGCGGGCGGAACGCTGCTCGCCGACACCCGCGTGCAAGAGATCTGCTGCACCGCCGATCGCGTCAGCGGCGTGGTGCTCGACACCGGAGCGGTGGTGTCGGCCTCGACGGTCGTGTCGGCGTGCAACCCACACGACACGTTCCTCCGTTGGCTGCGCAACCCGCCGGCGTCGGCGGCGAAGATGATCGCCCGCTGGCGCGGGATCGAACACGACGACGGCTACGAGTCGAAGCTCGACGTCGTGCTGTCGGCTCCCCCACGGCTGAAGAACTCCGATCGCACACTCGGTCCGACGACCGTCATCGCGCCCGACCTCGCCACGATCCATCGCGGCTACGAACTGATGCAGCAGGGCAAGGTGCTCGACACCCCCGCCTTCATGGTCAACGTGCCGACGCTGATCGACCCGACGATGGCGCCAGCCGGTCAGCACGTGCTCAGCATCGAGGCGCTCTACACGCCGTACGGGCTGCAGGGCGGCTGGCCCGACTCCCCCGAGCCGCGCCGCTGGCTGGAGGCGTTCGCCGATCTGTGCGAACCGGGTCTGCTCGAGTCGATCATCGACTGGCGAGCGATGACCCCCGATCGCTACGAGCGCGAGTTCCACCTGCCTGCAGGGCATGCGACGAGTTTCGCCGGCGGCCCGCTGGCGGCGTTCCGCAACCCCAACCCGGAGCTGACGAAGTATCAGACGGCCGTCGACGGGCTCTACCTCACGGGTGCGGCCACGTTCCCCGGGGCCGGGGTGTGGGGTGCCAGTGGACGCAACTGTGCGTCGGTCATCCTCGGACAGCGCTCCTGA
- a CDS encoding creatininase family protein, which produces MPDAPDRAPASRRLDELRAPDIDRLITRDSVFVQPLGAIEQHGPHLPFNTDLLVADRVADAAVRRVGAELDVWLLPPLAYTKSNEHAWSSGTIWLSATTLLAVLDDIGRCVAMTDARKLVFMNGHGGNSALVGVANREIRLAHGLMTFLAHPGVPPDQGGESGESELGMGIHGGIDETSLMLHLAPELVDMSTVTRNVPESLARNEHVRFGGKVGFGWLSNDFGPDGHIGDPTGATAERGREIFDAAVDAFCAALGEISRFDLPITS; this is translated from the coding sequence GTGCCAGATGCCCCTGATCGAGCCCCCGCTTCCCGCCGACTCGACGAGTTGCGCGCTCCCGACATCGACCGGCTGATCACCCGTGACTCGGTGTTCGTCCAGCCGCTCGGGGCGATCGAGCAGCACGGGCCGCACCTCCCGTTCAACACCGACCTGCTCGTTGCCGACCGAGTCGCCGATGCCGCCGTGCGTCGTGTGGGCGCCGAACTCGACGTGTGGCTGCTCCCGCCGCTCGCCTACACGAAGTCGAACGAGCACGCCTGGTCGTCGGGCACGATCTGGCTCTCGGCCACAACGCTGCTCGCCGTGCTCGACGACATCGGCCGCTGCGTGGCCATGACCGATGCCCGCAAGCTGGTGTTCATGAACGGGCACGGCGGCAACTCCGCACTCGTCGGCGTGGCGAACCGCGAGATCCGCCTCGCGCACGGGCTCATGACGTTCCTGGCGCACCCCGGGGTCCCGCCCGATCAGGGCGGGGAGTCGGGCGAGTCCGAACTCGGCATGGGGATCCACGGCGGCATCGACGAGACCTCGCTGATGTTGCACCTCGCCCCGGAGTTGGTCGACATGAGCACGGTGACGCGCAACGTCCCCGAGTCGCTGGCCCGCAACGAACACGTCCGCTTCGGCGGCAAGGTCGGGTTCGGCTGGTTGTCGAACGACTTCGGCCCCGACGGGCACATCGGTGACCCGACCGGTGCGACCGCCGAACGAGGCCGGGAGATCTTCGACGCTGCGGTCGACGCGTTCTGCGCCGCGCTCGGCGAGATCTCGCGCTTCGACCTGCCGATCACCTCGTAA
- a CDS encoding ABC transporter permease: MTVTDDEATAVPASAVSMGGGGTGSAASAPKRKAGAGIARFAGPAGALVGFFAMWYFVHYVLMSDNRKFLVPPPHTVINESILTWNIPRGEGGTRTGGGLFKLLEGLWSSFQVAALGLGIAITLGLVLATLMSQAKWIENAIYPYLVAIQAMPILAFVPLIGLVLGFDFWSRVLVCVIIAIFPIVANTLFGLVSVDRGYHELMTLNGASRWTRLRKLQFPAAMPSIFTGLQISAGLSVVGAVVGDFFFRQGEPGIGRLINTYQAASEESQLYGAVIVTAVFGISVFLFFGWLGRRVVGHWHETRSS, from the coding sequence GTGACCGTCACCGACGACGAGGCAACCGCCGTTCCCGCCAGTGCGGTGAGCATGGGCGGCGGCGGAACGGGGTCGGCAGCATCAGCGCCGAAACGCAAGGCCGGGGCGGGCATCGCTCGTTTCGCCGGACCGGCCGGCGCACTCGTCGGCTTCTTCGCCATGTGGTACTTCGTGCACTACGTGTTGATGTCCGACAACCGCAAGTTCCTCGTGCCGCCGCCGCACACCGTGATCAACGAGTCGATCCTCACCTGGAACATCCCGCGCGGTGAAGGTGGCACCCGCACCGGCGGCGGTCTGTTCAAGCTGCTCGAAGGCCTGTGGTCGTCGTTCCAGGTCGCCGCACTCGGCCTCGGCATCGCGATCACGCTCGGCCTGGTGCTCGCCACGCTCATGAGTCAGGCCAAGTGGATCGAGAACGCGATCTACCCGTACCTCGTGGCGATCCAGGCGATGCCGATCCTCGCCTTCGTGCCGCTCATCGGCCTCGTCCTCGGCTTCGACTTCTGGTCGCGCGTGCTCGTGTGCGTCATCATCGCGATCTTCCCGATCGTTGCCAACACGCTGTTCGGACTGGTGTCGGTCGATCGCGGCTACCACGAACTGATGACCCTCAACGGAGCGTCGCGGTGGACGCGCCTGCGCAAGCTCCAGTTCCCGGCCGCGATGCCGTCGATCTTCACCGGGCTCCAGATCTCCGCCGGGTTGTCGGTGGTCGGCGCCGTCGTCGGCGACTTCTTCTTCCGTCAGGGTGAACCCGGCATCGGCCGACTGATCAACACCTACCAAGCGGCGTCGGAAGAGTCGCAGCTGTACGGCGCCGTCATCGTCACCGCGGTCTTCGGCATCAGTGTGTTCCTCTTCTTCGGCTGGCTCGGGCGCCGTGTCGTCGGTCACTGGCACGAGACTCGAAGCAGCTGA
- a CDS encoding ABC transporter ATP-binding protein — MTFPDGTHALDHVSFSVSRGEFVTVVGPSGCGKSTLLRIASGLEQNTGGLCQVDHDSIGYVFQDATLFPWRTVRRNVELLAELHGLDLKGLSGKVDESLELVNLLEHQDKYPKQLSGGMRMRASLARSLVLQPDVFLFDEPFGALDEISRERLNDELLSLFKAKNFAGLFITHSIAEAVFLSTRVLVMSARPGRIIADYEVPFEYPRRHDIRYLPEFAELSGQISHDLRGAHP; from the coding sequence ATGACCTTTCCCGACGGGACGCACGCACTCGACCACGTGTCGTTCAGCGTGTCGCGCGGTGAGTTCGTCACCGTCGTCGGCCCGTCGGGGTGCGGCAAGTCGACGCTGCTGCGCATCGCCTCGGGTCTCGAACAGAACACCGGTGGGCTGTGCCAGGTCGACCACGACTCGATCGGCTACGTGTTCCAGGACGCCACGCTCTTCCCGTGGCGTACCGTTCGGCGCAACGTCGAGCTGCTCGCCGAACTGCACGGCCTCGACCTGAAGGGCCTCAGCGGAAAGGTCGACGAGTCGCTCGAACTGGTCAACCTGCTCGAGCACCAGGACAAGTACCCGAAGCAACTGTCGGGCGGTATGCGCATGCGTGCCTCGCTCGCCCGTTCGCTGGTGCTGCAACCCGACGTGTTCCTGTTCGACGAACCGTTCGGCGCCCTCGACGAGATCAGCCGCGAGCGGCTCAACGACGAATTGCTGTCGCTGTTCAAGGCGAAGAACTTCGCCGGGCTGTTCATCACCCACTCCATCGCCGAAGCGGTGTTCCTGTCGACGCGGGTGCTCGTCATGTCGGCTCGGCCCGGTCGCATCATCGCCGACTACGAGGTGCCGTTCGAGTACCCCCGGCGCCACGACATCCGTTATCTCCCCGAGTTCGCCGAACTCTCCGGCCAGATCTCCCACGACCTCCGAGGAGCCCACCCGTGA
- a CDS encoding amidohydrolase family protein → MPANLLQRITTLHPETGGQMSHRICDVRVVDGLVSEVGDLTPKDDDTVDDLDGYLLLPAAVEPHAHLDKAFLAERIVNKTGDLMGAITAMRENRHLLGVDDIIERAERAARLMAGNGYTAVRSHADTTIEHGLRSVEALTEVRRRVADVIDVEIVALIGWPLMGAAGADQRALAREAMQAGVDLVGGVPHLEGADDRAASEWLLDLASEHGMGVDLHTDETLDPEVLGLVDLAELTLAGFDQPVTASHCVSLGMQPEAEQRRVAELVAEAGISVIALPHTNLFLQGRGHAPMPRGLTAVAALRDAGVTVAAGADNLQDPFNPVGRACPFETAGLMIMAAHALPHDAWSMVSQHSATATGRRTGGLEVGDPAHFVAVRADTVREAIATGPADRRVWRHGREIVL, encoded by the coding sequence GTGCCTGCGAACCTCCTGCAACGAATCACCACTCTGCACCCCGAAACCGGTGGGCAGATGTCACATCGCATCTGCGACGTCCGCGTCGTCGATGGCCTGGTCAGCGAGGTCGGCGACCTCACTCCGAAGGACGACGACACCGTCGACGACCTCGACGGATACCTGTTGCTTCCGGCTGCCGTGGAGCCGCACGCCCACCTCGACAAGGCGTTCCTCGCCGAGCGCATCGTCAACAAGACCGGCGACCTGATGGGTGCGATCACGGCCATGCGGGAGAACCGGCATCTGCTCGGTGTCGACGACATCATCGAACGAGCCGAGCGAGCAGCTCGACTCATGGCGGGCAACGGCTACACGGCGGTGCGCAGCCACGCCGACACCACGATCGAGCACGGTCTCCGCAGCGTCGAAGCGCTCACCGAGGTGAGGCGCCGGGTGGCCGACGTGATCGACGTGGAGATCGTGGCGCTGATCGGCTGGCCGCTGATGGGCGCGGCGGGTGCCGACCAACGAGCCCTGGCTCGCGAGGCCATGCAGGCCGGCGTCGACCTCGTCGGAGGCGTGCCGCACCTCGAAGGGGCCGACGACCGCGCCGCGTCCGAATGGCTGCTCGACCTCGCCTCCGAACACGGGATGGGCGTCGATCTCCACACCGACGAAACGCTCGACCCCGAGGTGCTCGGGCTCGTCGACCTCGCAGAACTGACCCTCGCCGGTTTCGATCAGCCGGTCACGGCCAGCCACTGTGTCAGCCTCGGCATGCAGCCCGAAGCCGAGCAGCGACGTGTGGCCGAACTCGTCGCCGAAGCCGGTATCTCGGTCATCGCGCTCCCCCACACCAACCTGTTCCTGCAAGGACGAGGCCACGCGCCGATGCCACGCGGTCTCACTGCGGTCGCCGCGCTGCGCGACGCCGGCGTGACGGTGGCCGCTGGCGCCGACAACCTGCAGGACCCGTTCAACCCGGTCGGTCGAGCGTGCCCGTTCGAAACGGCAGGCCTCATGATCATGGCGGCGCATGCGCTCCCCCACGACGCCTGGAGCATGGTCTCGCAGCACAGCGCGACGGCGACCGGACGTCGTACCGGCGGGTTGGAGGTGGGCGATCCGGCACACTTCGTCGCCGTCCGCGCCGACACGGTTCGCGAAGCCATCGCCACCGGGCCCGCCGATCGACGAGTGTGGCGACACGGCCGAGAGATCGTTTTGTGA
- a CDS encoding LLM class flavin-dependent oxidoreductase, which produces MVAAQDLKLGAFFFGGVEMDDAGAGLPNPMDRRYTNDECWKATLDYVDSAIEAERLGYDSFWTTEHHFQYEGYEVIPNGLQISTWIAARTTKLRFGAMFNVVPQWNPLRLAEDFSTLHNLSGGRAMLGVGRGTVPREVLHLNDKGVSIGSQDNPDQAAADQFNREIFEESMEIVRRALSQDSFSFTGKHFELPIPGIPDRGATVQDLTLIPRPIYPYEIWQAVTSPPTLDYVPVVDHGAVFWNQHYSFIKRFWDRYAENYASAHGGHELQDHEKRMLVVSVRIEDTMEQAYETARNGHDEFWKFLGPYGWSRGYMGPDGKPSAPGLIPTLEESIENKTILCGTPEFVASEVQFLKDLLGFEYLTIFPHLLGDSYTKANEQMARFKEEVQPLLT; this is translated from the coding sequence ATGGTCGCAGCACAGGATCTCAAACTCGGCGCCTTCTTCTTCGGAGGTGTCGAGATGGACGACGCCGGGGCCGGGCTCCCGAATCCGATGGATCGGCGCTACACCAACGACGAGTGCTGGAAGGCCACCCTCGACTACGTCGACTCCGCCATCGAGGCCGAACGCCTGGGCTACGACTCGTTCTGGACCACCGAGCACCACTTCCAGTACGAGGGCTACGAGGTCATCCCGAACGGCCTGCAGATCTCCACCTGGATCGCGGCTCGCACCACGAAGCTGCGCTTCGGCGCCATGTTCAACGTCGTGCCGCAGTGGAACCCGCTGCGCCTCGCCGAAGACTTCTCGACGCTGCACAACCTGTCGGGTGGCCGAGCGATGCTCGGCGTCGGCCGTGGCACCGTCCCGCGCGAGGTGCTGCACCTCAACGACAAGGGCGTCTCGATCGGTTCACAAGACAACCCCGATCAGGCGGCGGCCGACCAGTTCAACCGCGAGATCTTCGAAGAGTCGATGGAGATCGTTCGCCGAGCGCTGAGCCAGGATTCCTTCTCCTTCACGGGCAAGCACTTCGAACTCCCGATCCCCGGCATCCCCGACCGCGGCGCGACGGTGCAGGACCTCACGTTGATCCCGCGTCCGATCTACCCGTACGAGATCTGGCAGGCGGTCACCTCACCTCCGACGCTCGACTACGTCCCGGTCGTCGACCACGGCGCCGTGTTCTGGAACCAGCACTACAGCTTCATCAAGCGCTTCTGGGACCGCTACGCCGAGAACTACGCCTCGGCACACGGCGGCCACGAACTACAAGATCACGAGAAGCGCATGCTGGTCGTGTCGGTCCGTATCGAAGACACGATGGAGCAGGCGTACGAGACGGCACGCAACGGCCACGACGAGTTCTGGAAGTTCCTCGGCCCGTACGGGTGGAGCCGCGGCTACATGGGCCCCGACGGCAAGCCCTCGGCACCCGGTCTCATCCCGACGCTCGAGGAATCGATCGAGAACAAGACGATCCTGTGCGGCACGCCCGAGTTCGTCGCGTCGGAAGTCCAGTTCCTCAAAGACCTGCTCGGCTTCGAGTACCTGACGATCTTCCCGCACCTGCTCGGCGACAGCTACACGAAGGCCAACGAGCAGATGGCTCGCTTCAAGGAAGAAGTCCAGCCGCTCCTCACCTGA